The following coding sequences are from one Triticum dicoccoides isolate Atlit2015 ecotype Zavitan chromosome 4A, WEW_v2.0, whole genome shotgun sequence window:
- the LOC119286735 gene encoding E3 ubiquitin-protein ligase HOS1-like — MEALPSSPRHPPKYGSDAVQNALEQLASIDLIELSKEARIEHCRATRDLSSCGRYVQHVLNSCGHASLCAECSQRCDVCPICRSPIPDNGKRVRLRLYHKCLEVGLISKQHDERFQEKEGHGDPVNMDVQRLHSLFDVALQNNLVSLICHYITDVCLDENAVSSDPLLAFLLDEVVIKDWCKRAVKSLISEIGTIYRSGLETMKSKLSQMQKFAVQLSGISTVVEAMIASFREAVHVNDLHRLIENTMKAKQHLEAMIWCTRHEFLEKVCSRHASFATWSADVVNRKKSAEERQWPEFSDKSSGHNEVNQGILFIEQALQNLGCQLSYRDNEEGAEITCLQNEQSASEFSCTIDQFSVNSYPFKNLREAVDVLFLHGGSDMVIAKQAIFLYYIFDRHWTRPDSEWRYLVDDFGATFGISCRTLLECLVFCLLDDHSSQALEEACSLLPKISSKETHPKIAQVLLERQKPDVALVVLKCTGCDSFSATANIEKDGLLCLSEAVTAIRVRIEYGQVTEAFMFHRSYCSRIKEQRPADVMHHVEVMMVEFCEICIERNIVDRIIDLPWDSEEEKYLHKSLFDSAREAPTGPCGSLLVVFYLQRYRYLEAYDVHRSLQNFEQNTLETASEEVASKISTIARWREGLVVKCLEMLPEVQREDMRSISSGDQSQFAIRTMQTSSPVNPVVKSASLTIGLSSSFAHALQNKSNPLHSRNIHGLTDSGALIGSVRSEFGRKVPSILQCRPVPPATPASNMRSTAGGIFPSLGQNGENPYLKVTRELSFMKGEPGFKEGTKPAGHDSIPMYFNLGAGDTPKKTHGTSLVRTERNKNTFFQGKDSVRKGEFDFGVRAEKPFILSGTGAGQNGQTKVSDSAGFRRENHMEKTKVLMTPNVLSLGKKPPVGEGAAGQGGSRWRSDESSEDEDEARTGGYMESGASLITRRRPRFSRR; from the exons ATGGAGGCTCTCCCTTCGTCGCCGAGGCACCCTCCCAAGTACGGCAGCGACGCCGTCCAG AATGCTTTGGAGCAATTGGCGTCCATTGATCTCATTGAGCTGAGCAAGGAGGCTAGAATCGAGCACTGCCGTGCAACTAGGGACTTGAGTAGCTGCGGCCGCTATGTGCAGCATGTGCTTAACTCATGTGGGCATGCCTCGTTATGTGCCGAGTGTAGCCAGAGATGTGATGTCTGCCCAATTTGCAGAAGTCCAATACCTGATAATGGAAAAAGAGTGCGGCTCCGCCTTTACCACAAGTGCTTGGAGGTCGGCCTTATCTCTAAGCAGCATGATGAAAGGTTTCAGGAAAAGGAAGGCCATGGTGATCCTGTTAACATGGACGTCCAGCGGTTGCATTCCTTGTTTGATGTTGCGCTTCAGAATAATCTAGTTTCCCTGATTTGCCACT ATATAACAGATGTTTGTTTGGATGAGAATGCTGTGTCAAGTGATCCACTTCTGGCTTTTCTTTTGGACGAGGTGGTCATCAAGGACTGGTGCAAGAGGGCTGTTAAGTCACTCATATCAGAGATAGGCACAATTT ATAGATCTGGACTAGAGACGATGAAGTCTAAGTTATCCCAGATGCAAAAGTTTGCAGTGCAGCTGTCAGGGATATCCACTGTTGTTGAAGCTATGATCGCATCTTTCAGAGAGGCAGTTCATGTAAATGACCTGCATCGTCTCATCGAGAACACAATGAAGGCAAAGCAG CATTTGGAAGCCATGATATGGTGCACCAGGCATGAATTTCTTGAGAAAGTTTGCTCGCGCCATGCTAGTTTTGCTACTTGGAGCGCTGATGTGGTTAACAGGAAAAAGTCTGCAGAAGAACGACAATGGCCTGAATTCTCTGATAAATCATCAGGTCACAACGAAGTCAACCAGGGTATACTTTTCATCGAGCAGGCACTACAAAACCTTGGGTGTCAACTAAGTTATAGGGATAATGAGGAAGGAGCGGAAATCACCTGTTTGCAGAATGAACAATCAGCATCTGAGTTCTCTTGTACAATTGATCAGTTTAGTGTCAATAGTTACCCATTTAAAAACTTGCGTGAGGCagttgatgtactgtttcttcacgGAGGATCTGACATGGTGATTGCAAAGCAAGCAATT TTCTTATACTACATATTTGATCGGCATTGGACCAGACCAGATTCAGAATGGAGGTATCTGGTGGATGATTTTGGTGCTACATTTGGGATCTCCTGTAGAACGTTGCTCGAATGCCTAGTATTCTGTCTTTTGGACGACCACTCTTCACAGGCTCTGGAG GAGGCATGCTCTCTTCTTCCAAAGATTTCTAGCAAGGAAACACATCCAAAGATAGCACAAGTTCTTCTTGAACGTCAGAAACCTGATGTGGCACTGGTCGTGTTGAAGTGCACAGGGTGTGATAGCTTCTCCGCTACTGCAAACATTGAGAAAGATGGACTGTTATGTCTTAGTGAGGCAGTGACTGCAATCCGTGTAAGAATTGAATATGGCCAAGTAACAGAAGCATTTATGTTCCATAGGAGCTACTGCTCTAGGATAAAAGAGCAAAGACCAGCAGATGTGATGCATCATGTTGAGGTGATGATGGTTGAGTTTTGTGAGATCTGCATTGAACGAAATATTGTTGATAGAATAATTGATCTGCCTTGGGATTCTGAGGAAGAGAAATATCTTCACAAGTCCCTCTTTGATTCTGCTCGTGAGGCGCCCACAGGGCCATGTGGTAGTCTGCTTGTTGTTTTCTACCTCCAG CGTTATCGGTACTTGGAAGCATATGATGTCCATCGTAGTCTTCAGAACTTCGAGCAAAACACACTGGAAACTGCCAGTGAAGAGGTTGCATCCAAAATCAGCACAATTGCTCGGTGGAGAGAAGGTTTGGTG GTTAAATGCCTTGAAATGCTTCCTGAGGTCCAGAGGGAGGATATGAGGTCCATCAGCAGCGGGGACCAAAGTCAATTTGCCATCCGAACCATGCAAACGTCTTCTCCTGTTAATCCTGTTGTCAAATCAGCCAGTCTGACCATTGGATTGAGCTCGTCCTTCGCCCATGCTCTTCAGAATAAATCAAACCCTCTCCACTCCAGGAATATCCATGGGCTGACTGATTCTGGTGCTCTTATCGGTAGTGTCCGTTCAGAGTTTGGCAGAAAGGTTCCATCTATCCTCCAATGTAGGCCAGTTCCTCCAGCGACACCTGCATCCAATATGAGATCCACTGCAGGGGGTATATTCCCCTCTCTGGGTCAAAATGGTGAGAATCCATATTTAAAGGTGACAAGAGAACTCAGCTTTATGAAAGGAGAGCCAGGTTTTAAAGAAGGAACCAAACCTGCTGGTCATGATTCAATTCCTATGTATTTCAACTTGGGTGCTGGCGATACACCTAAGAAAACCCACGGAACAAGTTTGGTGAGGACTGAGCGTAACAAAAACACTTTCTTTCAAGGAAAAGATTCTGTCAGAAAGGGAGAGTTTGACTTTGGTGTACGTGCTGAGAAGCCTTTCATCTTAAGTGGGACTGGGGCTGGTCAAAATGGCCAAACAAAGGTATCTGATAGTGCTGGATTTCGTCGTGAGAatcatatggagaagacaaaagttCTAATGACACCGAACGTTTTGAG CTTGGGCAAGAAGCCCCCAGTTGGTGAAGGAGCAGCCGGCCAAGGCGGGTCAAGGTGGAGGTCCGACGAGTCGAGTGAAGATGAAGACGAGGCAAGAACTGGCGGGTACATGGAGAGCGGTGCTTCCCTCATTACCCGAAGGCGACCGAGATTTTCCAGAAGATGA
- the LOC119286734 gene encoding magnesium-dependent phosphatase 1-like produces MGDERVKAEALQILGLFQVLPRLVVFDLDYTLWPFYCECRSKRESPSLYRHAKGIMCALKEKGVDMAIASRSPTSDIARVFIDKLELQPMFVAQEIFSSWTHKTEHFQKIHRKTGVPYKSMLFFDDEDRNIQSVSKMGVTSVLVNNGLNLDMFKLGLSNFATTVAAPEPTPAPEDK; encoded by the exons ATGGGCGACGAGCGCGTGAAGGCGGAGGCGCTGCAGATCCTGGGCCTGTTCCAGGTGCTCCCCCGCCTCGTCGTCTTCGACCTCGACTACACCCTGTGGCCCTTCTACTG CGAGTGCCGCTCCAAGAGGGAGTCGCCCAGCCTGTACCGCCACGCCAAGGGCATCATGTGCGCGCTCAAGGAGAAGGGGGTCGACATGGCCATTGCGTCGCGCTCGCCCACCTCCGATATCGCCAGGGTCTTCATTGACAAGCTCGAGCTCCAGCCCATGTTCGTCGCACAG GAAATATTCTCCAGCTGGACTCACAAGACGGAGCATTTCCAAAAGATCCACAGAAAAACTGGGGTTCCGTACAAGTCCATGCTGTTCTTTGACGACGAGGACAGGAATATTCAATCG GTATCGAAAATGGGAGTTACAAGTGTTCTGGTAAACAACGGATTGAATCTCGACATGTTTAAGTTGGGCCTCAGTAATTTCGCTACTACTGTTGCTGCACCTGAACCCACACCTGCACCAGAGGACAAGTAA